GGACGGTGGTGGTACCTACTGCCGCTACGGCGGCGGCGCAGCGCGACCTGTGGACAGAATATGTAGGCCGGTCTATTCTTTCGCCATGGGAGCAAAAGGCGAGGAGACACGTGCCCGGCTGGTCGCCGCGACCCGGGCACTCATCGAGGCGCAGGGGTACTTCGGCACCGGCCTCAACCAGGTGCTGGCCGAGAGCGGGGCACCGCGAGGCTCGCTGTACTTCCACTTCCCCGCCGGAAAAGACCAACTGGTCGCGGCGGCCCTGACCGATGCCGGCCTTGAGATCGGCGGGCTGATCGACTCCTTCGCCCGCGAGAAGCTCAGCGCGGGGGTCATGGTCCGACGCCTGCTGGACGCGTTCGGCGACCGCATGGAAGGGTCCGGCTACACCAAGGGCTGCCCGATCGCCACCGTGGCCCTGGAGGTGGCGGGCGGGAACGAGGAGCTACGGCGGACCTGCGCCGAGGCCTACGACAACTGGCAGCAGGCCCTGGCCGCGCAGCTGGTGACCGAGGGCCGGACGTCCCAGGCGGCCGACGTCGCCGCCGGCGCGGTGCTCGCCCAGTTCGAAGGCGCGCTGCTGCTCGCCCGCGTACGACACAGCCGTGCGCCGCTCGACCAGGCGGCGCGGGCTGTGCAACTACTGCTCACGATGTCCTGAGGTCGGGAGGGCAGGGGTGGCGACTGGGGGTTCGTAGGCCTTGAAAATATGTAGACCGGTCTACCAAGATGCGACCCGCCCGTGACGCAGGTGGCTCACCCTGCAGCGACCCAACTCCGAAGCAGGCCAGAGCCGCCGCCGACCCCTCTCACTCGGGGCGTCGCCCCTCGCGAGCCGGCCCCCCGTGAGCCGACCCCCGCGCCGCACGATCGCCACCCTTCAGCACACCGCCCACCGCCCGCACCGGCGACCTCCGATCCTCCGTCATCCAAAATTATGTAGACCGGTCCACCGAAAGGCCGCGCATGCCGTCCCCCGAAAACCCCAGCACGCCCAGCACACCCACCACGCCTATCACCCCCACGGCTCACACCACTCCCATCACCCCCACCACCCTCGTCCTCGGCGCCACCGGCTTCATCGGCCGCTGGCTCGTCCTCGAACTCCTCTCCTCCGGCCTCACGGTCGCTGCGGCCGTCCGAGGTGGGGCACGGCGCGACGGCGAGCTCCGCGAATGGCTCCGCGAGCATGGTGCGGACGATCGCGGGCTGGTCACGGTCGAGGTCGACATCACCCGCCCCGGACTGGGACTCGACCAGGCCGACGACGCACGCCTCTCGACCGTCCGCGACGTCTTCAACACCGCAGCCCTCTACCGCTTCGGACTGTCCAGGGCCGAGGCCTACGCGGCCAACGTGGACGGCGCGCTGCACGCCCTGCGCTGGGCGTCCACCCGACCGCAGCTCCGGCGCCTCGTCCACGTCTCGGGCTATCGCGTCGGGAACAGCCCGGCCGTCTTTCCGCTCCCACCCCGCGAGGCCGACGAGCGATACGCCCGGCTCGGCGCCTACGAGGCCTCCAAGCTGGAGGGCGACGCGGCCGTCCGCGTCGAGGCCGGAAGGCTGGGCGTACCACTGTCCGTGGTGAACCCGAGCAGCGTGATCGGGCACTCCGTCACCGGCGAGGCGGGCCAGTACATCGGCCTGGCGGGCCTCGTCGAGCAGTTGTGGCACGGCCGCCTCCCGGCGCTTCCCGGCAGCCGACGTACCTTCCTGCCCGTGGTGGCGATCGACCACCTGGCCCGGTTCCTGGCAGCGGTGCCGGAGCACGACCGCGGCCCGCTCGGTCTGCACACGGTGCTCGACCCGACGACGCCCGATCTCCCCGAGCTGGTCGGGCTCGTGGCCGCGCACCTCGGCGTTCGCGCGCCGCGGCACCTCGTCCCGACGGGAGTCCTTCGCCGTCTCCCCCGCGCACTCACCCGCGCGGACCCCGAGACGCTCTCCTTCATCTCCGAGGAGCGCTACGACACCTCCTCCGCCGACCGGTTGGCCGAGGCTGCCGGGCTCCGGCATCCGCCGGTGGAGGACCTGCTGCGGCGGTGGGCCGGCCGCCTGGTCGCCGATCGGTTCGGCGCCGGGCCCGGCGGGTCGGGCGGCCCCGGCGGGTCGGTCGGGTCGGTCGGCTCCTTCGTCGGGCTCTCCGGGAGCCGCAGCTACGTCGCGGGCGAGCGGGAAGCACCCGGTTACGTCCTGCTGCACGGTCTGCCGCTGGACTCGGACGGCTGGCACGCGGTCGTGGACCGCCTCCCGGCGCCGTCCCTGCTCGCCGACCTGCCGGGGCTCGGCCGCTCCTCGCCCGCCACCGGCAGCGCCTCGCAGTGGCTCACCGACCTTCTGGCGCCGGTGCGTTCGCGGCCGGTGATCGTCGCGCATTCGGCGGCCGCCGGCCCCGCACTGGCCTACGCGGCGGCGCACCCCGAACGGGTGTCCGCACTGGTGCTGGTGGCGCCGTATTTCCTGCAGTCGCGCCCGCCCCGGGCGGTCCGGATCGTGCCGATCACCGCGACGGTCCTGCGGCGGGCGTCCGCCCGGTTCCTGGCCGGCGCCCTGCTCGGCCCTGGCGCCCGCGGCGCGGAGGCGGATGCCACGGTGGCCGTCGCAGTGCTCGGTCTGCGTCGGCCGGGGGTGGCCGGACGAACCGCCCGTCGTCTGCGGAGCCTCCAAGGGCCGCGGGTGCGTTCGGAGTTGTCGGAACTGCTGCGATCCTGTCCGGTGCCTGTGCGACTGGTGGTCGGCGAGCACGATCCGCTGACCGTGGCCGTTCCCGCCAACCCCGCGATCGCGCTTCCAGTCGTCACCGTGCCGGGCGCGGGTCATCATCCACAGCTGAGCCATCCCGCCCGACTCGCCGAAATTCTGGCCGAGTTCACCGCCCCCATCAGCTCCCCGATCACCGCAATGTTGGACACCCGACCGTGATCCTTCGGCCGGCGGCCCGCTTCCTGTGGGCCGCCGGCCTGGTCCCGGGGCCATGTTCCGTCGCCCGTTCCCGCTCGCCAGTTCCCGCTCGCTCGACCCCGCCCCGACCCCAACCCCCTGCCCCGATCCCGACCGCCCCCGACCCCCGTGAAGGCCGTCTCCCTGGCCCGCCGGCCGTGCGGCGCCACTTCCGCCCGCCTCGCGACGGCCACCCCCCAACGACTCACCCCGCCTGCACAGCCTTGGAGTTACCGCGCGCCCCGGCGCCCGGCCACTCGCCGTTCACGCGCAGTACGCCGCCCTTCGGGTCAATAGGCCTCCAGTTGTGCAACCAACTTGACCTGAAGGATCCTCGTGGCCACAGGCAGCACCCTCACCCTCAGCTCCTCCGGCAGCCCCACCGAAGGCGACAAGCTCACCTTTCACTGGACCACCGGCGCGCCCGACGCCAAGAACTGGGTCGGCATCTACGACGGCACCCGCCAGCCGGGCACCGGCTCCTCGCTGCTCTGGAAGTACACCCCTGGCGCCTCGGGGGACGTCCAGCTGGACACCTCCGCGCTGACCGGCGGCCCGTACACCGCCTACCTGCTGGCCAAGGACGGCTACGGCATCCTGGCGCAGAGCGCCCCGTTCACCTTCCGCCCGAAGCCCGCCGTGCTGCGGCCGCACTCAGCGGTGGACGCGCTGACCGCGACCGCCGTGGCGCCGGGCGGGGCGGTCACCGTGAAGCTCGGCAAGCTCTGGGCCCGGCCGGCGGGCAACCCGGCCGGCTCGGCGACCTTCCGCCGGATCGGCGGGGACAGCTGGCTGTCCGTAGCAGCGGACGGGACGGTCACCGGCACCGCCCCCGCCACCGCCCCGGCGCACCCGGCCATGGTCACCGTCGGGGTCAAGGACAGCGCGGGCGCCACCGACACCGTGACCGTCCTGGTGCCCGTCCGCCCGGCCGCCGGACCGCTCCCACTCAAGACCGCGGCCTGGAACCTCTGGGACGCGGGCACCCATGTCACCGACGCGCTGGAGAAGCAGCTGCGGGTGATCCTCACCCAGGGCCTGGACGTGCTGGCCCTCCAGGAGACCGCCGGCACCGCGGCCCAAGCGCTGGCCGACGCCCTCGGCTGGTACGCCTACCAGAGCCCCGGCAGCGTCGGCGTGCTCAGCCGCTACCCGCTCACCGCCGTCACCCCCGTCACCACCGCCCTGCCTGCCGCCGGCGTCACCCTGCAACTGCCCGGCGGCCGCACCGCCCGCTTCTGGGCCGCCCACCTGAGCGAGACCGGCTACGGCCCGTACGCCGTGCAGGACGGACAGAGCGCGGCCCAGGTGGAGGCGGCGGAGAACGCCTCCGTCCGGCTGCAGCAGGCCAAGGCGCTGGCGACGGCGGTCCAGGCGGACATCGCCACCGGCGTCCCGGTGCTGCTGGGCGCGGGCCTCGCTTCGCCGTCCCACCTGGACTGGACGGCTGCCTCCGGCCGGCCGCTCAACTGGCCTGTCACGGTGGCGCTTCAGGCCGCGGGGCTGACCGACGCGTTCCGCAACGCGCATCCGGACCCGGTCGCCTTCCCGGGGAACACGTGGTCGCCGACCCGCAAGGTCCGGGGCAGCAAGCCGGAGCCGCAGGACCGGATCGACCAGGTGCAGTTCGCCGGTCCGCTCACCTTGGCCGAGGCGCACACCCTGGCCACCGGCTGGCCGCAGGCCGACCCCGCGACGGCCGCCAACGAGTGGCCCTCGGACACCGCCGCAGCCGTCGCCACCTTCACCCTCTGAGAGGCCGGTCCACCATGCCTGAGCTTTCCCGCCGCAGCTTCGTCGGCGCCACCGCGGCGGCCGGCGCCACCGCCCTCGTCGGCCTCTCCACCACCCCCGCCACGGCAGCCGCAGCCGCACCGGCCGCCGGCAGCATCGCGGACGTGAAGCACGTGGTGATCCTGATGCAGGAGAACCGTAGCTTCGACCACTACTTCGGCACCCTGGGCGGCGTCCGCGGCTTCAACGACAAGCAGGCCCTGCAGTTCCCCGACGGCACAGACGTCTTCCGCCAGCCCGACACCGCCCGCACCGACGGCGGCGCCATGCTCCCGTACCGGATGGACACGTCGAAGTACAACGCGCAGAACGCTGGCGGCCTGGCCCACGACTGGGCCACCGGCCACCAGGCCATCAACAACAGCGCCATGAACAAATGGATCGCCGCCAAGGGCGAACGCACCATGGGCTACTTCACCCGGGCCGACATCCCCTACCAGTACGCCCTCGCCGACGCCTTCACCCTCTGCGACGCCTACTTCTGCTCACTCGCCGGACCCACCGACCCCAACCGCCTCTACCTCTGGACCGGCACCGCCGGCCCCGGCCGCGACGGCACCACCGGCCCCTGGATCGACAACACCCCCGTCACGGACAACCCCGTCGCCGACTGGACCACCTACGCCGAACGCCTCCAGGCCGCCGGCGTCAGCTGGCGGGTCTACCACAACCCCAGCAAGGACGACCGCACCGGCGACTACGACGACAACGCCCTCTCCTACTTCAAGCAGTTCCACAACTACCCCACCACCGACCCGCGTTACGTCAACGCGATGACCAAGTTCGACCCCGCCGCCTTCGACGCCCACTGCAAGGACGGCACCCTGCCCACCGTCTCCTGGCTCGTCGCCCCCTACCTCTTCTCCGAACACCCCAACGCCGGCCCCGCCTACGGCGCCCACTGGGTCAACACCGCCCTGCAGTCCCTCATGTCCAACCCCGACGTCTGGAAGCACACCGCCTTCCTCGTCATGTACGACGAGAACGACGGCTACTTCGACCACATGATCCCGCCCACCCCCGAACCCGGCACCCCCGAAGAATTCACCCAAGGCCGCGCCATCGGCCTCGGCAACCGCGTCCCCTTGTGGATCGTCTCCCCCTGGACCCGCGGCGGCTACGTCAACTCCCAGGTCTTCGACCACACCTCCGTCCTCCAGTTCCTCGAAAAAGTCACCGGCGTCACCGAACCCAACATCTCCACCTGGCGCCGCACCGTCTGCGGCGACCTCACCAGCGCCTTCGACTTCACCACCCCCGACACCAGCATCCCCACCCTCCCCGACACCACCGCCCTCATGACCAAAGCCGACGCCGCCACCAAACTCCCCGCCGTCCCCCTCCCCCCAACCGGCACCCAGGCGATACCGGTCCAGGAGCCGGGTACGCGCCCGTCCCGCCGGCTGCCGTACCGGCCGTGGGCGGACGCGACGGTCGACCGGACGACGGGCGCGGTCACCTGCACGCTGGCCAACCAGGGGTCGGTGGCGTTCCCGTTCACCGTGTACCCGAACATCGTCTTCCCGTTCGCGGGCACGCCGTTCACGGTCGCGCCGGGTGCGCAGCGCACCTACACCTGGGACGCCTCCACCACGGACGGACGCTACGACTTCACCGTGCACGGCCCGGACGGCTTCGTGCGCCGCTTCGCCGGCACCGTGGTGCGGGCGGGCCAGGACGACGTAGCGGTGCCGTCCGTCACCGCAGCTGCCCCGGCGCCCGGCGCCACGACGGTGGCCGTGCTGCTCACCAACGGCGGCCGGACGGAGACGTCGTTCACCCTGGCGCGGAACGACTTCGCCGGCGCCGCCCAGACCGCCTGGGTCGCTCCCGGTGGCAGCGTCACCGTCAACTGGCCTCTCGATCAGGGGCGTTACGACCTGACCGTGACGGCTGGCGCCGGCACCCGGTTCGCCCAGCGGTACGCGGGCCGTCTGCACTGAGCCCGGCTTCGGCCCGGTGCCGCCCTCGTTCGGGGGCGGCACCGGGGCGCCGGACAAGGCTCGCGGGCCCGTGGACCGGTGGACCGGTGGCCATGGCCGCTACCTGAGCGCGAGGTAGGCGTGGGTGTAGACGCAGGTCAAGCCGATGCCCCAGTCGTCCGCGTCGTCGCGCCGGAACGCCGGGTCGGCGAAGGCACGGTGCAAGCCCTCGAAAGGGATCACGGTGAACTCGTCCCTGTGCGGGTCGGCCCGGTACCGCACCTCGATCCAGCCGTCGCGCACCAGCGGCAGCAGCGGCGCGAGCTGGGCGTCCACCCAGCCTGCGCGGTCGGCCTCGCCGAGGTCGTCCGGGAGGTCCGCCCAGATCCCGAACGGGCCGGTCAGCATCCCGCTGACCTCCATGGCGCAGACCATCACGTCCCGTTGGTCCTGGTCCAGTTCCTCCCAGACGGGCGGGGCGGGGCGGGGGGCGGCGTCCGCGATCGACCAGCGGTCCCGGCGCCACTCCTCGCCCACGGCCTCGGTGGCGGCCAGGTAGCACGTGGCCGCCGTCCGGGGGCTCCAGATCCAGGTGGCCGGCTCGGCGAGGATGTCCCGCAACTCGGCCCCGGCGACCACCGGGTCGTCGTCGGCCGGAAAACCGCCCCGTAGCCGGCGGACGGTGACCAGCCCGCGCCCGACCAGGTCGAGCGTCAGAGCCCCGAACCGGGGTGCCAGTGCGAGTATTTCGTCGCCCGTGTAGCTGCGCGGGGGTGGGGCGTCCGCCGCACCGGCCCAGCGCAGGTCGACGCCGTGCATCTGGATCAGCCCGGCCAGCGAGCCGCCTTGCCCCATGGCGGCCCGCAGCACGGTCTGTTCAGCGACGGTCAGCGAGTCCCAGGGTTGCATGGGGGGCATCCTCCCAGGTCCGCGCGGAGCAAGCCCGACCGAGCCCGCTCAGCGGGCCAGCCGGCCCATCAGTGAGGAGGCCGCGGCGATGCCGACGAGGGCTGCGAGGCAGAGCACGCCGAAGTCCAGCCACAGATGGGACGGGGTGCCCAGCAGCAGGCCGCGCAGCGCGTCGACCTCGTAGCTGAGCGGGTTGACCCGGCTGACGGCCTGCAGCCAGCCCGGCATCAGGGCGACGGGGTAGAGGGCGTTGGAGGCGAAGAAGAGCGGCATGGTGATGGCCTGGCCGATGCCCATCAGGCGGTCCCGGGTGAGCACGATGCCGGCGATGGACATCGAGAGGCAGGAGAAGAACGCCGACCCGAGCACCACCACGACCACCACGCCGAGCAGGCGCAGCGGGTTCCAGGTCATCGCGACGCCGAGCAGCGCCGCGATGATGATCACCACCACCGCCTGGATCACCGATTTCACTCCGGCGGCGAAGGCCTTGCCTGCCACCAGGGCGGAGTGCGGGGTGGGGGTGACCAGGAGTTTGGGGAGCACGCCCGAGTCGCGTTCCCAGATGATCATGATTCCGTAGAAGATCGCGATGAACATCGCGGACTGGGCGATGATCCCCGGGGCCAGGTAGTCCAGGTACGGAATGCCGCCGGTCGGGATCACGTGCAGCCGGGTGAAGGTCTCGCCGAAGATCAGCAGCCAGAGGGCCGGCTGGACGGCGCGGGTGTACAGCTCGGTGCGGTCGTGCCGCAGCTTCTGCAGTTCGACCACGCACATGGCGCCGACCCGGGCCGGGAAGACCTGCCAGCCGGAGCGGACCCTCGGCGGGGTGCCGAGCAGACCGATGGTCGGAGCGGTCGGAGCGGCCGGGGCCTCAGCCGACTCGGGACGCGGTACGACGGGTGTTGCGGACATCGCGGAACTCCCCTCCTGCCTGGTCGTCGGTGAGGCCGCTGCCGGCGAAGTGCCGGAAGACGTCCTCCAGGGTGGGCGCCGGACCGCCCGGCTCCCCCGACGACGTCTGCTGCCCGGCCAGTTCGTCCTTGAGCTGGGCGGGGGTGCCGAGCGCCCGGATCCGGCCCCGGTCCATCAGGGCGAGGCGGTCGCAGTACTGGTCCGCCTCGTCCATGTAGTGGGTGGTGACCAGCACGGTCATCCCGGTCGCCGCGCGAACCTCGGCGAGGCGGTCCCAGACGCTGGTACGGGCGATCGGGTCCAGCCCGATGGTCGGCTCGTCCAGGATGAGCAGCCGGGGCGCGCTGACCAGGGCCTGGGCCAGCTCCAGCCGGCGGACCATGCCGCCGGAGTACGTGCCCGCCATCCGGTCGGCGGCGTCGCCGAGTCCGACCGCCTCCAGCGCCTGGGCGATCCGCGGCGCGCGCTCGCGGCGCGGCACGTCGTAGACCCGGGCGAACAGTTCGACGTTCTCGCGTCCGGTCAGGTTGGCGTCGGCGGAGAGCTGCTGCGGGACGTACCCGAGCAGCCGCCGCACCGCCATCCGCTCGCGCGCCACGTCCAGGCCGAAGACCTGGACCATGCCGGCGGGCACCGGCAGCAGCGTGGTGATCGCCCGGATCGCCGTCGTCTTGCCCGCGCCGTTGGGGCCGAGCAGGCCGAACACCTCTCCCGGCGCGACCGTGAGGTCGACCCCGTCGACGGCTCTGGCCCCGCCGAAGCTGTACTCCAAGCCGGTGCAGCTCACCGCGTCCGCGGTACCCGTGCCCGTGCGGTCGGTCATCGCGCGGCCTCCTCCTCGTGCAGGTTCGCGGCCAGCCTGCGCAGCGCGGGCAGCGCCGCCGCGAGCGAGGCCCGGTCCTCCTCCGACAGCCGGTCCAGTTGTTCGCGCAGCAGCGCCGCGCGGCGTTCCTCCCAGGCCCGCAGCCGGCCGGCCGCCGCCGGGGTGACGCGCAGCAGCGCCGCCCGGCCGTCCTGCGGGTCGGGCTCCCTGGTCAGCATTCCCAGCCCGATCAACTGCCGGACCAGCGTCGACACCGAGTTCCCGGCAAGTCGCAGCTCCTCGGCCGCCTCCGAGATCCGCAGCCCCGGCCGGGCCCCGACCAGCCGCAGCAACTCGACCTGCGCACCGCGCAGCCGGGGTTCGGGCACTCCACGCCGGAGCCGGCGCCGCACCAGCCGGTTGATACCGACCAGCAGCCCTTCGAAGTCGCCGGGGAATGCCGAGTCGTCCATTGTTCGATTTTAGCTCTCACTGAGAGCAAAAAGCTCGGGAAATCCCGAACCCGCCCCCGCACACGCCGGAGCCCCGCCATCCCCGGAGGGACGGCGGGGCTCCGAAGTGGACGGTCGGGTCAGACGGCGCCGAACTCGCCGCGCGCGGCGGCGGCCACGAACGCCTGCCAGGCGCCGGCGGGGAACACCAGGGCGGGCCCCTCGGGGTCCTTGGAGTCACGGACGGGCATCACGCCCGGGAACCCGGGCGCCACCTCGACGCACTGGCCGCCGTTGTCGCTGTGGCTGGACTTGCGCCAGAGAGCGCCGGTCAGGTCAACGTGCCTATTCATCACAGCAGTTCCTTCCGTATGGCGCGGATCATGGACAGGGAATCAGCCTGCGACAGCGCTTCAACCTGCAGCCGATCGTAGTTCCTCTCCCATCCGGTGACCGTCTCCGTTTCACGCTCCAGGAAGCCCCGTTGTTGCGATTCCGTGTACCCCAGCACCGACCGGTCGGCAAGCGTCAGCAGGGTCACGGGCAAAGCGAACGGGCGACGCTCCCCCAGGTCGTACGGCGCCACCTGAACGATCACGTTCGGCCGGCCGGCCAGGCTCTGCAGGTGGTCCAACTGGCGTGCCATCACCTCACGTCCACCGATCGAACGCCGCAGGCAGCTCTCGTCCAGCACCGCGTGCACGATCGGCGCCGGATTCCGCTCCAGCAGTGACTGGCGGGTGGCCAGGAAGGCCAGGCGCTCGTCGGCCTGGCCTGGGGTGATGTTGCCCCGCCCGACGGCCGCCGCCACCAGCGCGGTCGCGTACTCCTTTGTCTGCACCAGTCCGGGGATGACGCCGAGTTCGAAGAGTCTGATCTCGGCGGCCTTGGCCTCGTCCGCCGCGTACTCCGGAAACCCCTCCAGCAGGGCGGTGTTGCGCTGCTGCCACCACATCAGCGACAGCGTGCCGCCCGTCCCCAGCGCCTCGTCGACGAGACGGGCGAAGCGAGCGGACGGCGGGCGCTGGGCGAGCTCCACGTACGAGACGTAGGAGGCGCCGTAGCTGACCAGCTTCCCCAACTCGGCCTGTGTCACGTTCGCCGCCTGGCGCGACCTGCGGAGCTGTACTCCGAAGGCGGCCCACGGCGAGGCCGAGGGATCGAGTTCCTTCAGGTTCACGAGCGCTTCCCCCAACTCCACACTACGAGTTGTCAAGTCGAAACTGGTACCGATCGTAGCTCCTCCCGGTAATCATGGGGACACGAACAGTGAAGTTCGTCGCCTGCAAGAACCCTACGGAGCAGAGCCCATGACGAGAGATCAGTCCGACCGCCCGCAGCCGTCCCCGGCTCCGGTGAGCGACCGTTCGATGCCCAGTTGCGAGTGCCCCCGGGACTGCGGCGGCCGCCCCGAGGCCGGGCTCAGGCTCACCAGCCCGTACCCGCCGGTCGCGGCCGCGGCAGGCCGCCCGGCGCCGCCGACCATCCCGTACGTTCCCCGGCAGGTGGGCGAACTCGTGCTCGACGCGCTGAGCGGGCGGCTCGGCCACTTCATGGACCGGATCGGGAAGACGGTCTACCTCCGGCCGGAGTCCGGCGGCGCGGAGTGGGAGGCCGATCCCGGCTGGATCGACCGGCCGCCCAAGGCGCTCGGGGCGAAGCTGTCCGAGCGGAACCGGGACAGTCGGCTCAACTCCGGTACCGCGGAGCCGGTATGAGGCCCC
The sequence above is a segment of the Kitasatospora sp. NBC_00240 genome. Coding sequences within it:
- a CDS encoding helix-turn-helix transcriptional regulator, whose amino-acid sequence is MNLKELDPSASPWAAFGVQLRRSRQAANVTQAELGKLVSYGASYVSYVELAQRPPSARFARLVDEALGTGGTLSLMWWQQRNTALLEGFPEYAADEAKAAEIRLFELGVIPGLVQTKEYATALVAAAVGRGNITPGQADERLAFLATRQSLLERNPAPIVHAVLDESCLRRSIGGREVMARQLDHLQSLAGRPNVIVQVAPYDLGERRPFALPVTLLTLADRSVLGYTESQQRGFLERETETVTGWERNYDRLQVEALSQADSLSMIRAIRKELL
- a CDS encoding alpha/beta fold hydrolase — protein: MPSPENPSTPSTPTTPITPTAHTTPITPTTLVLGATGFIGRWLVLELLSSGLTVAAAVRGGARRDGELREWLREHGADDRGLVTVEVDITRPGLGLDQADDARLSTVRDVFNTAALYRFGLSRAEAYAANVDGALHALRWASTRPQLRRLVHVSGYRVGNSPAVFPLPPREADERYARLGAYEASKLEGDAAVRVEAGRLGVPLSVVNPSSVIGHSVTGEAGQYIGLAGLVEQLWHGRLPALPGSRRTFLPVVAIDHLARFLAAVPEHDRGPLGLHTVLDPTTPDLPELVGLVAAHLGVRAPRHLVPTGVLRRLPRALTRADPETLSFISEERYDTSSADRLAEAAGLRHPPVEDLLRRWAGRLVADRFGAGPGGSGGPGGSVGSVGSFVGLSGSRSYVAGEREAPGYVLLHGLPLDSDGWHAVVDRLPAPSLLADLPGLGRSSPATGSASQWLTDLLAPVRSRPVIVAHSAAAGPALAYAAAHPERVSALVLVAPYFLQSRPPRAVRIVPITATVLRRASARFLAGALLGPGARGAEADATVAVAVLGLRRPGVAGRTARRLRSLQGPRVRSELSELLRSCPVPVRLVVGEHDPLTVAVPANPAIALPVVTVPGAGHHPQLSHPARLAEILAEFTAPISSPITAMLDTRP
- a CDS encoding endonuclease/exonuclease/phosphatase family protein, with the protein product MATGSTLTLSSSGSPTEGDKLTFHWTTGAPDAKNWVGIYDGTRQPGTGSSLLWKYTPGASGDVQLDTSALTGGPYTAYLLAKDGYGILAQSAPFTFRPKPAVLRPHSAVDALTATAVAPGGAVTVKLGKLWARPAGNPAGSATFRRIGGDSWLSVAADGTVTGTAPATAPAHPAMVTVGVKDSAGATDTVTVLVPVRPAAGPLPLKTAAWNLWDAGTHVTDALEKQLRVILTQGLDVLALQETAGTAAQALADALGWYAYQSPGSVGVLSRYPLTAVTPVTTALPAAGVTLQLPGGRTARFWAAHLSETGYGPYAVQDGQSAAQVEAAENASVRLQQAKALATAVQADIATGVPVLLGAGLASPSHLDWTAASGRPLNWPVTVALQAAGLTDAFRNAHPDPVAFPGNTWSPTRKVRGSKPEPQDRIDQVQFAGPLTLAEAHTLATGWPQADPATAANEWPSDTAAAVATFTL
- a CDS encoding ABC transporter permease, producing MSATPVVPRPESAEAPAAPTAPTIGLLGTPPRVRSGWQVFPARVGAMCVVELQKLRHDRTELYTRAVQPALWLLIFGETFTRLHVIPTGGIPYLDYLAPGIIAQSAMFIAIFYGIMIIWERDSGVLPKLLVTPTPHSALVAGKAFAAGVKSVIQAVVVIIIAALLGVAMTWNPLRLLGVVVVVVLGSAFFSCLSMSIAGIVLTRDRLMGIGQAITMPLFFASNALYPVALMPGWLQAVSRVNPLSYEVDALRGLLLGTPSHLWLDFGVLCLAALVGIAAASSLMGRLAR
- a CDS encoding DUF397 domain-containing protein, translated to MNRHVDLTGALWRKSSHSDNGGQCVEVAPGFPGVMPVRDSKDPEGPALVFPAGAWQAFVAAAARGEFGAV
- a CDS encoding ATP-binding cassette domain-containing protein, with product MTDRTGTGTADAVSCTGLEYSFGGARAVDGVDLTVAPGEVFGLLGPNGAGKTTAIRAITTLLPVPAGMVQVFGLDVARERMAVRRLLGYVPQQLSADANLTGRENVELFARVYDVPRRERAPRIAQALEAVGLGDAADRMAGTYSGGMVRRLELAQALVSAPRLLILDEPTIGLDPIARTSVWDRLAEVRAATGMTVLVTTHYMDEADQYCDRLALMDRGRIRALGTPAQLKDELAGQQTSSGEPGGPAPTLEDVFRHFAGSGLTDDQAGGEFRDVRNTRRTASRVG
- a CDS encoding MarR family transcriptional regulator, encoding MDDSAFPGDFEGLLVGINRLVRRRLRRGVPEPRLRGAQVELLRLVGARPGLRISEAAEELRLAGNSVSTLVRQLIGLGMLTREPDPQDGRAALLRVTPAAAGRLRAWEERRAALLREQLDRLSEEDRASLAAALPALRRLAANLHEEEAAR
- a CDS encoding TetR/AcrR family transcriptional regulator — encoded protein: MGAKGEETRARLVAATRALIEAQGYFGTGLNQVLAESGAPRGSLYFHFPAGKDQLVAAALTDAGLEIGGLIDSFAREKLSAGVMVRRLLDAFGDRMEGSGYTKGCPIATVALEVAGGNEELRRTCAEAYDNWQQALAAQLVTEGRTSQAADVAAGAVLAQFEGALLLARVRHSRAPLDQAARAVQLLLTMS
- a CDS encoding phosphocholine-specific phospholipase C — protein: MPELSRRSFVGATAAAGATALVGLSTTPATAAAAAPAAGSIADVKHVVILMQENRSFDHYFGTLGGVRGFNDKQALQFPDGTDVFRQPDTARTDGGAMLPYRMDTSKYNAQNAGGLAHDWATGHQAINNSAMNKWIAAKGERTMGYFTRADIPYQYALADAFTLCDAYFCSLAGPTDPNRLYLWTGTAGPGRDGTTGPWIDNTPVTDNPVADWTTYAERLQAAGVSWRVYHNPSKDDRTGDYDDNALSYFKQFHNYPTTDPRYVNAMTKFDPAAFDAHCKDGTLPTVSWLVAPYLFSEHPNAGPAYGAHWVNTALQSLMSNPDVWKHTAFLVMYDENDGYFDHMIPPTPEPGTPEEFTQGRAIGLGNRVPLWIVSPWTRGGYVNSQVFDHTSVLQFLEKVTGVTEPNISTWRRTVCGDLTSAFDFTTPDTSIPTLPDTTALMTKADAATKLPAVPLPPTGTQAIPVQEPGTRPSRRLPYRPWADATVDRTTGAVTCTLANQGSVAFPFTVYPNIVFPFAGTPFTVAPGAQRTYTWDASTTDGRYDFTVHGPDGFVRRFAGTVVRAGQDDVAVPSVTAAAPAPGATTVAVLLTNGGRTETSFTLARNDFAGAAQTAWVAPGGSVTVNWPLDQGRYDLTVTAGAGTRFAQRYAGRLH